The DNA region GCCCTCGTCATCGGCGGGATCGCCATCGCGATCCGGTTCGCGCTCGCCGATCGGGACACCACGCCGCGCTCCGCATCCCCGTCACCGCAGGAGCTGCTCGCCCAGCGATTCGCGCGCGGTGAGATCGACGAGACCGAGTACAGCACGCGGCTCGCCGCGCTGCGCGCAGCCGGGGCACCGTAGTGAGCACGCGGGCCGAGGCGTCGACCGCTGCCTCCGAAACCCATGCCGGCCAACTGAATCCGCCGATCGTCGTCGCGACCGACGGATCGGCCGTCTCCTACCTCGCGGTCGCGTGGGCTGCCGTGGACGCGGGACTGCACGGGTCCCCGCTGGAGATCCTCACCTCGGTGGCGGTCCCCGGCGGTTGGGGGCGCGGCGCGCTGCTCACCGAGGCCGACACCGAGTGGCTGCGCCTCGACGGCCGGCGCGTGCTGACCGAAGCCACCCGCGTCGCGCGCGCCGCCGCCATCGGCGACGCGCTGACCATCGAGTCGGACATCACCTTCGACACCGCGATCGCGAACTTGATCGAGCGGTCCCGCCACGCGCGGCTGCTGGTGGTGGGCAGTCGCGGACGTGGTGCGATCCGGCGCGGCCTGCTCGGGTCGGTCAGCACCGCGGTGACCCGCCACGCCCACTGCGCGGTCGCGGTCGTGCACACGACCGCTGCGCTCGACCCGGTCGCCGCCGAGAAACCGGTGCTCGTCGGCATCGACGGTTCACCGCACAGCGTGCCCGCGCTGGAACTCGCCTTCGAGGAAGCCTCGCGCCGCAAGGTCGGACTGGACGCGTTGCACGCCTGGAGCGACACCAATCGCGTCGGCCTGCCGATGTCGGGCTGGGACGCGGTCCGCGAGCGCGAGACCGAACTGCTCGCCGAACGACTCGCCGGTTACGGTGAGCGCTACCCGGATGTCCAGGTACGCCGAATCCTGGTCCGGGACCGCCCGATCCAGTCGCTGCTCGATGCCTCGCAGGACGCGCAACTGCTGGTCGTCGGCCGGATCGGCCGCGGCGGCTTCGCCGGGATGCTGCTCGGCTCGACCAGCGACGCGCTGCTGCACACCGTGGAATGCCCGATGATCGTGGTGCCGTCCGGTCGCGGCTGACCGTCAGGCCGCGCCGGTGCTGGGCGTGAAAGTGAGTGCCTCACTGATCACTTCGCCGAAGCGGGTCGGATCGGCGATCAGCCAGCAGTGCCGGCCCTCGACGGTGATCGTCCGGATCTCCTCGTGAGCGGCCCACAACGTCTGCGTCGCGGCCGCGGGGATCACGTTATCCTCCTTGCTCCAGACGATCGTCGTCGGCAGGCCCCGGCGGCCGAGTTCGGCCAGTTCGGCGGTCAGGTTCGCGGTTCTGACCAGGGTGGTCGCGCGCCAGAAGGCGCGTGGGTGGGTGAGCGCGGCCGGGACGCCGTCACGGAGGATGACCGGCAGCACGCGGGTCAGCTCGGGGACCGGGAGGAGGTCGGCCTGCAGGTGCAAGCCCCAATCCCACAGTGGCCGGCGGGTCATCGCCACCAGCGTGCCGCGGCCGTCGACCCAGGCCGAGCCGCCGACCGAATTGACCAGGACCAGACGACCCACCAGATCCGGCGAGTCGTGGGCGGTCATGATGGCGACGGCGCCGCCGAACGAGTGGCCGATGAGGGTGACCGGTTCGGTGATGCCCACGGCCTGGATGAACGCGGCGACCCAGGCCGCGTAGCCCTTGATGCTGGTTCGGTCGGCGGGCAGTTCGCCGGTACCGCCGAAGCCGGGCATCGTCGGCGCGTGGACGCGCATTCCGCGTCGCACGAGC from Nocardia tengchongensis includes:
- a CDS encoding SHOCT domain-containing protein — encoded protein: MMYWNDHDMSGWGYAWMSVGMLIFWALVIGGIAIAIRFALADRDTTPRSASPSPQELLAQRFARGEIDETEYSTRLAALRAAGAP
- a CDS encoding alpha/beta fold hydrolase — protein: MVDGAPSRYLVGGTGPGVVLLHGFGLANRTYRKALEELVRRGMRVHAPTMPGFGGTGELPADRTSIKGYAAWVAAFIQAVGITEPVTLIGHSFGGAVAIMTAHDSPDLVGRLVLVNSVGGSAWVDGRGTLVAMTRRPLWDWGLHLQADLLPVPELTRVLPVILRDGVPAALTHPRAFWRATTLVRTANLTAELAELGRRGLPTTIVWSKEDNVIPAAATQTLWAAHEEIRTITVEGRHCWLIADPTRFGEVISEALTFTPSTGAA
- a CDS encoding universal stress protein; the protein is MSTRAEASTAASETHAGQLNPPIVVATDGSAVSYLAVAWAAVDAGLHGSPLEILTSVAVPGGWGRGALLTEADTEWLRLDGRRVLTEATRVARAAAIGDALTIESDITFDTAIANLIERSRHARLLVVGSRGRGAIRRGLLGSVSTAVTRHAHCAVAVVHTTAALDPVAAEKPVLVGIDGSPHSVPALELAFEEASRRKVGLDALHAWSDTNRVGLPMSGWDAVRERETELLAERLAGYGERYPDVQVRRILVRDRPIQSLLDASQDAQLLVVGRIGRGGFAGMLLGSTSDALLHTVECPMIVVPSGRG